Genomic DNA from Parasegetibacter sp. NRK P23:
TCAGAATAAAAGATAAATAAAGTTTAAGTCTGTTCATATATGGAATCGTCAAAAATTACACACAACGGTACGGCTTACTGATGGACGGGAGTTTGGAAACGTAAACAGTCTTGCCGCAAATGAATTTACTTTGAAAAATGAACATCATGTTTACCGTCTAACCCGGCTAGCAGTAAACCGATGTTAGCGGTTCGGGCTTTTGTTATTCGGCAGTCTTTATGCTTAATAGGGCTATCTCCATAACGCGTCTGTAAAAGTCTTCGTATTCGTCCTTTTTATATTTCGTACGCATTGCTTTCAGAACGTCCGAAGCGTCAAATCCGCCCCATTCCCAAAGCATTGTGTCAAAGTTATATTTAAGCATTTGAGTTTCGACTTCGGCCCTTATAGATTTTACTTGGCCTGCTGTAAGTCCGTGGCTTTCTAAAAGTTTCGTTAGTCGTTGGTCGGTTTCGGCTGTATACTCCGTGTCTAAAAATGGCTCAAGTATCCAACCCCAAATCCAAGACCTTTCAACAGTCTTAACTCCATTTTTTGCAGCAAATACCTCAAGTATTTCTTTTTTATCTGATTCTAAAAAAACTATTTCATTCCCAATTCTAAATGTTGGTGGATATGATTTTACGTCAATGTCGTCAATTTGGTTTGCCTTGAAGATATTTTGCTTGTAAGCAATTGATGGCTCAAATGGATAATTCTCAATTTTTAAAAAGTCGTCACCGATTGTAATTTCTCCCATGGAAACGAGTAATCCTTTCCTTTCAGCTTTTGAAGTGCTAAACATTGTCCAACTGTCATTGGATTTTTTACTTATGTTGAAAAGTCGTCTGATAAATTCCATTCGTTTCTGCTTCGTTAACGTCTCATAGCCTGACCGCTAACGTAACGGCTTACTGATGGACGGGAGTTTGAAAACGTAAACAGTCTTGACGCAATTGAATTTATTTATAAAACCAAGCATCACGTTTACCGTCTACCCGGCTATTCAGTAAACTATTGTTAGCGGCTTGTTTTGTTATCAAAGTCTTTCTCTGTCACACATAATCCCAACTTCCTAAAATACTTTCTCAAATCCCAAACTGCAAAGTCGCACTGGTCAAACCTCTCAATTCTATTATTGCTGTATTTGAATTGATAGCAATCAAAACAAATTTCGATATAATCGATAACCTTTTCATTTTTGTCGAAAAAAAGAACTGCATTATGTGGTAAGTAGCACATTGCTTTGGTAGTTTCAGTGATTGTCCAACGATAGCATGTGTTGTAGAGTATGTCAGTCAATGAATCAACCTGATTGGTATCGAGAATTTTTATCTGTGTTAGTTTTGAAAGGCAAATTGTGTCATTTAGAAACTGTAATCCGTATTCAACGTCTCCCTTGTAGTCTTTATAGGAAGATTTACCAAACCTCCAATCTGAACTGTCAATCTTTTTCACTTGCTTGTCGAAAGACACGATAGCCACTTTAAAAGCTATATTGAAAGGATAAAAACCGACTCTTTCAGCCAATGAATATTTTGTGAAATTTATTTTTTGCGACTTACCTATATCGAAAGTTGAGTCTTGCCCGTAAGCAGTCAGACAAACTAAAAAGCAACAAATATTCAGGATTATTAGTTTCATTTTTTAGGTGTCGATAAAATAGCCGCTAACGTAACGGCTTTGCGATGGCCGGGAGTTTAAAAACGTAAACAGTCTTGCCGTGATTGAATTTACTTTGAAAACCAAACATCACGTTTACCGTCTTACCCGGCTATTGCAAAACTATTGTTGGGTGGAGTGTGATTACTCTCCTAGAAGAATTTCGATCTCTGTCCTTAAAACCGGTAAATGTGTTACAACAATTGACCATATAATTTCGTCCGAGACTGAATCATATCCGTGGATGATACGGTTTCGTGTATCAACTATTCTTCGAGAATTTGAGAGTTCTAAACTGTCATCCTTTTGCAGAATACGTTTCATTGCCTCTCCTATTATCTCTAAATTACGCTCTACCGCACGACGAGTCTTTAAATCATTTTGGTAGGCGACAAACTCTTTAGGAGTGTCAATGAAAAAGCAGTCAATCTCATTTATAGCATTTAAAATATCATAAAGCCACACCTTTATCTCAATGTCCATAAACAAGTTGTCTTTGCTGCAAAATATGTTGGCGGAAGAAAGGATTTTTTACGGCTTTTTCCTCAAGGAGATCAATTGGCCGTTTTAATAAATCTTGAAGGGAAAACTTAAGGTCATAATAATTGTCTGCGTAGACTGATACATCTAGTGGATCGAACTCGACCATTAAATCAACGTCACTTTTTTTATCAAACTGATTTGTAAGCACCGAACCAAAAGCATACAACTGCTTGACTTTGTGATCTTTACAAAGTTTCTGAATAGCGTCTATATGTTTCTCTAACAAATTCATTGATAAGGCAAATATAAAAGTTTTTAGTCGACTTAGAATGCAGTCAATTTGGAAGATCTGAAACACATTTCACCCAACGGTAAGGCTTACTGATGGGCGGGAGTTTGGAAACGTAAATAGTCTTGCCGTGAGTTAATTTAATTGAAAAACTGAACGCCACGTTACCCGTCTACCCGGCTATTCAGTAAACTATTGTTATGCGCCCGCAAAATAAAAATTAGCTAACGGTCAATGCATCGTCAATATCAATAGAGTAAAAAGAAAGTTGGATTTCAAGTCCCAAATTTCCAGCCTTCAACAGAAGGTCATTTTTTATTTTTATAGACTTACAAAAGTCATGTTCATAAATAATATGAAATCCAAAATCTAAAATGGCATAATCTATTTTAGTCGTCAATGGAATATCCGAAAGCCATTCTTCATTGCCAGTAAGAAATAAAATAGCGTCATTAAGCTGGTTTTCAGGGTCAGCAAAGTCTGCCAAACTCACCTCAATCGAAAAACTTGAAGAAACGAGCTTTTCTCCGTCTGGATTTGATTTAAACTTTGGATATCCTTTATAACTTTTCTTGTATGGATTTAAGTCATGCTTGTCAATAAAATCATCAATATTGAAATCAGCTCCTCCGATGGTCAAAATGCAACTCATAATCCGTGTATCATTTGTATCTCAAAAGGTCAAGCCAAAGCAGGTAACTCTCTAAGTAGTTTTAATTGCGCATAACGGTACGGCTTACTGATGGACGGGAGTTTGGAAACGTAAACAGTCTTACCGAGGTTGAATTTCCTTTGAAAAATGAACATCACGTTTATCGTCTTACCCGGCTATTAGTAAACCGCTGTTGGCGGTAGATTTTTCTTTCTCTTAAAAAATGTCTCTTTTGCTTTTTTGTCAGCACCTTACAACGAATTGTCATTCCAACATTATAGCATTCATATGGTATACTTTTCTCAAACTGAATCCAAGCTGTCGTGCTGTTTGCAAATTCAAAAATCCTATCAATGAAAGATTGGAGATATCTGGCTTCTGTTAATGTTGTGTCCTGAGCAGTTGGAGTCCAGTAAGTTTTGAATGAATAAGTTTTTTGTGTGGACGTTTCAATTGTATAAGTAATGCCGTCAAAACCATGTTTCCAACCAGGAATAGAATCGTCGGTTGGCAACTTGTTAATCTGTGAAGCCTCAAT
This window encodes:
- a CDS encoding nucleotidyltransferase family protein encodes the protein MNLLEKHIDAIQKLCKDHKVKQLYAFGSVLTNQFDKKSDVDLMVEFDPLDVSVYADNYYDLKFSLQDLLKRPIDLLEEKAVKNPFFRQHILQQRQLVYGH
- a CDS encoding DUF86 domain-containing protein — encoded protein: MDIEIKVWLYDILNAINEIDCFFIDTPKEFVAYQNDLKTRRAVERNLEIIGEAMKRILQKDDSLELSNSRRIVDTRNRIIHGYDSVSDEIIWSIVVTHLPVLRTEIEILLGE